In Paenibacillus dendritiformis, the DNA window GTTCATAATAGCCGTAGGTAGCGTAGCGTCCTTCACTCCGTCCGTGGCTGCGCTGGTCGATAAGCAGCACGTTGAAGCCCTCGTCTGCGAACAGACGGATGAATTGGGACGAATATCCGTGACTCGCCGTATATCCGTGAACGATAATGACAACCTGGCGTTCACCGGGGTGCGGCTCGATATAATACCCCCGCAGCCGGAACCCGTCCTTCGAGACAATGGCTACGTCTTCCTTCGGCAGCGCTTCGAATTCGTCCCGTGACATCAAGCCCATGCCTTCCACCGTGGCGAACGATTCCTCGGGAAGAGAGCGCCTGCCCAGCGTCATGCGACGGAACACATGATTTCCCAGCAGATTCGCACCCGCGATAACGATAAGCAGGACGCATCCCGCCGCCACATAACTCCACATACGATCATCCCTTTTTTTTGCAGCGTATCATGATGAACAAGCGCAGAATACGATTCGGAGCGCCGCTCCTGCCGTTCGAACCGGATATTCCGCGCTCCTCGAACTGCAGGATGGATTTCCTCTACTCCATATTATAACCGGAGCATGGCGGCTATGAGCAATCTATTTTTCCACTTCTACCCAGATGAGAGCGGGAGATCCCGTCTTTGCCGGCACCCCGGATCGTCCATTCTCAGAGGACAATCCAATATTTGCAGATGCCGTCCGCAGTCCCGGCCAACCGGCCGCCGTTCTTCTCGATCACGCGTCTGGAAGCCGTATTGTCTTCATCGCAGGTCAGCAGCACTTCCCGCAGGCCAATCCGTCTCGCCTCGGCCAACAGCAGCCGCAGCATGACCGTGCCGTACCCGCGCCGGCGGGCTTCGGGACGAATCGCGTAGCCGATATGGCCGCCCCGCTCCCGCAGCGCATCGGTCAGCGCATGCCGCAGCTTGCCGATGCCGACCGGCCACCCTTGGACATACAGCCAGTACACGTTCTGGGGGACGAGATGCGCCGGAAGGCGATGCCCCGGCGACATCTGTATGTAGGATTTCAAGTAGGAGCGGAACTGTGTGCGGCGAAGTCCGTATCCGCTGTTGGAGAATCCGTTCTCTCCGGGTCCCATCTTTTGCAGCATCTCATAAATATCGCTGCCGTCGGTCATCGCCAGCGGCCGAAGCTCGATGCCATCGGCCTCCTTGAATTGGGGATACAGCCGCATGATCATGCGCATCGATTCGGACTGAGGGACATGCAGCCGGGTATCCCGATGCAGCGGGAGCGCTTCCGTTATGGCGCAGCCGTGCGCCAGCGCTTCGGACAGGGTCGCCCCCCGCTCGATTACGTCCCAGCTCCGGATCGGAATGAACAGCAGCGCCGCAACATCGTCCCCAGGGGCGAGCGGTTCCGATTCATCCGCTTCGGCCGCATAGATGCCGTAATAGATGTAGGGGCCGACAGGCAGGCCCGGCTTATAAGGTTGCTGCGGCGTTGGATTGGCCGCCCGCTGCAGCAGGAACGGCGCCAGCTCGTCGCGCACCGTGACCGGACGGATGTCACCGGTGTCCATGTCATGAAAATACGTTATTGGCGAGGACTTCAACCGTACCCGTTCGGTTGCCAGCTCCTCTCTCGCCTCCCGCAGCGCGCAGGCGGAGATCGTCTCGCGCGGCTCCTGCCCTCCTCCGACGCCGCCGATGCGCAGGACCGGAGCGTAGTGTCCGGCCGGGCTGTTCTCGGACTCCATATCCGCATTGAGCGTCATGACGACGCGATCTTGCCGGATAAGGAAGACGCCTGCGCAGAATGGCTGATTGAAGGTTAGCGCTTCGATATGAAGCGGCTCCTCCAGGTTAGACATTGCCCGAACCCCCTTTGACGCGAAAGCTAATTGACGAAGGTCGCCTTGACGCGCTTCGATCGGATGAAATACATAATCCAGATGACGCCGAAGAGGGAGCTGCGAACCAATTGGCGAAGAGTGCCCGGGCCATCGGCATCCTGAACCGCCGGAATCAGGCCGCCCAAATAATAGTCGGCAAAGGACGATAAAATATTCCATATGTACAACACGATAATCATCGTCGGCAGCAGCTTCTTTTTCCGGTAGAACAGAACGAAGACCATAACCAGCAGCATCAGCGTCAACAGGTTGGCGACCGTCTCGAAAATAATGAGCACCGACCACATGGAGTGATAGTATTCTGAATCGGGCGTCGTAAGCAGGCTCCATGTACTCGATTGGTAGATTGGAAAAATTTCCGAGAACAGCAGGTGAAGAATCATAACTAAAGACAGCCATAGCCCGATCTGGACAATAATCAGCCAGCCCGACAGCCCTTCATACGAAGGAGCCAGCGGCGGCAGCGGGCGGGGCGGCTCGCCGGACGAACCGGCGCGAGGATTCGCGTTCATTCTTTTTTTCCTTTCTCTCATGATATGGACTGGACCCCGCGGTTCAACCTTCTTTAGTCCAATCCGTACTGCTTCATTTTATAGTAGAGAGCGCCGCGGGAGATACGCAGCATCCGGGCCGCCTTGGCCTTGTTCCCGTTCGTTCGCTCGAGCGTCTCGGCGATTCGGGCCCGCTCCCACTCCCCGGAGTGGACACTGAGAGGGAGATCCGGCTCCGTTAACTCATTCAGCGTGGTCAAGCGGGCATAGTCCGGCAATTGGGCGGATGTCACCGCGCCGGATCCGGCCGCGGCCGCCGCGGCGTATTCCATCGCGTTCCTGAGCTGCGACAGATTGCCCGGCCAGTCGCAGGCCAAGACGGCCGCCAACGCGTCGGGCGCGAGCTCCGGCGCGGTAATCCCCGCCTTGGCGGCCGCCTGCTGCAGGAAGACGCGGCACAGCTCCGGCAGATCCTGCTTCCGCTCGCGCAGCGGCGGAACCGTGTAGAGCTGGAAGGCGTACCGCAAGGAAGGCAGCAGGCGGCCCGCTCCCTCCGCGGCGGCTTCGGACCCGACGGAGCCGCAGATTCGGCACTGCAGCGGGACAGAGGCGCCGCCGCCCAGCCGCTCGAAGCGGGACAACCGCAGCATGGCCGCCAGCTTCTCCTGCATCGGCGCCGGAAGCGCGTCGATATCTCTCAGATAGAGCGTGCCTTCGGCCGCCAGATCCAGCTTCCCTGGCCGCTCCTCTCCTCCCCCGTGATAGCCGAATAATTCGGCCTCCAGCATGCCCTCCGGAACGGTGCTGCAGCTGACCATCACGAAGCGTCCGGATCGTCCGGCGCTCCGGTGCAGCCATTCGGCCAACGAAGTGCGTCCGGCTCCGGCCTCGCCGGCCAGCAGCAGCGGCTGCCCGAGGGAGAATGCCGTCTGAAGCCGCGGCACCGCGGCGGATGGAAAGACCGCAGGCAGCAGCGGCTGGCCCGCCGGATGATGATACATCTCCGCGCTTAACTTCACATAGGACGACACATCCCGTTCGATGGACAAGGCGCCGAGCGGCTTCCCCGCCTCATCCGTGATCGGGGCCGCGTTGATCATGACATGCATGCCCGGACGCGGCTCATGGTAGACCTGATGGACCGCGCGGCCGCTTTCCATCACCTGAAAAAGCATAATCGATTCTCTCTGAAAAAAGTCTCCTATTTTACGGCCGATGATATCGGCGCCGTTGATTCCATAGGTCTCTTCCGCGACCCGATTCCAGTACAGCACCGTTCCTTCGTTGTCAATAACGGTAACGGCATCGCTCATCGCGCCGAGCAGGACGCCCAGCACCGCTTCCATGATTTCTGACCGACTCATCGTTCATCTCCAAGCAATCAATTTTATTAGATTATGGCAAAACCTCATTCAGATTGCAATGAAAAAGCATTCATTCCCAAGCTGCCGTCCGGCCTAATTTCCATTCCATTCAAAAGAATGTGTTTACATTTCCAATATTTTATGATTATATTTAATCATAAATAGAATATGTGTCTGTTTTTTGAACACTTTTTCGTCAGAAGAAGGGAAGAATCGCGGATGGAAAGCTTACTGAGAAATGGTCTATTATTTCTGTCGAAGAATCGCATGGCCAATCGCGCCGCGAAGAAGTACGGCCTGCGCTTCGGCGCCCGCCGCTTCGTCGCCGGCGAGCAGATTGCGGATGCCATCGCGGCGGTCCGGGAACTGAATGAAGCCGGAATCGTGGCGACCTTGGATCATCTGGGCGAATTCATTCTTACGGAGGAAGAGGCCCTGGAATCCACCGAATTTTGCATTCGCACGCTCCAGGAGATAGAGAAGAGCGGCGTCCGCTCGAATCTCTCGCTCAAGATGACCCAGCTCGGACTGGATCTGTCCCGCGAGCTGTGCATGCGCAACATGCGGGCCATCCTGGACACCGCCGCCGCTTGCGGCAATTTCGTCCGCATCGACATGGAGGATTACGCGCATAACGAAGCCTCCATCGATATTTTCTCCGAGCTGCGCGAGGAATACGGCGACACGGTCGGCCTCGTCATTCAGGCTTATCTGTACAAAAGCGCAGACGATATCGACAGCCTGCACCGGTTCCGGCCGAATCTCCGGCTCGTGAAGGGCGCATAC includes these proteins:
- a CDS encoding GNAT family N-acetyltransferase — its product is MSNLEEPLHIEALTFNQPFCAGVFLIRQDRVVMTLNADMESENSPAGHYAPVLRIGGVGGGQEPRETISACALREAREELATERVRLKSSPITYFHDMDTGDIRPVTVRDELAPFLLQRAANPTPQQPYKPGLPVGPYIYYGIYAAEADESEPLAPGDDVAALLFIPIRSWDVIERGATLSEALAHGCAITEALPLHRDTRLHVPQSESMRMIMRLYPQFKEADGIELRPLAMTDGSDIYEMLQKMGPGENGFSNSGYGLRRTQFRSYLKSYIQMSPGHRLPAHLVPQNVYWLYVQGWPVGIGKLRHALTDALRERGGHIGYAIRPEARRRGYGTVMLRLLLAEARRIGLREVLLTCDEDNTASRRVIEKNGGRLAGTADGICKYWIVL
- a CDS encoding DUF2569 domain-containing protein — protein: MNANPRAGSSGEPPRPLPPLAPSYEGLSGWLIIVQIGLWLSLVMILHLLFSEIFPIYQSSTWSLLTTPDSEYYHSMWSVLIIFETVANLLTLMLLVMVFVLFYRKKKLLPTMIIVLYIWNILSSFADYYLGGLIPAVQDADGPGTLRQLVRSSLFGVIWIMYFIRSKRVKATFVN
- a CDS encoding sigma 54-interacting transcriptional regulator; amino-acid sequence: MSRSEIMEAVLGVLLGAMSDAVTVIDNEGTVLYWNRVAEETYGINGADIIGRKIGDFFQRESIMLFQVMESGRAVHQVYHEPRPGMHVMINAAPITDEAGKPLGALSIERDVSSYVKLSAEMYHHPAGQPLLPAVFPSAAVPRLQTAFSLGQPLLLAGEAGAGRTSLAEWLHRSAGRSGRFVMVSCSTVPEGMLEAELFGYHGGGEERPGKLDLAAEGTLYLRDIDALPAPMQEKLAAMLRLSRFERLGGGASVPLQCRICGSVGSEAAAEGAGRLLPSLRYAFQLYTVPPLRERKQDLPELCRVFLQQAAAKAGITAPELAPDALAAVLACDWPGNLSQLRNAMEYAAAAAAGSGAVTSAQLPDYARLTTLNELTEPDLPLSVHSGEWERARIAETLERTNGNKAKAARMLRISRGALYYKMKQYGLD
- a CDS encoding proline dehydrogenase family protein — protein: MESLLRNGLLFLSKNRMANRAAKKYGLRFGARRFVAGEQIADAIAAVRELNEAGIVATLDHLGEFILTEEEALESTEFCIRTLQEIEKSGVRSNLSLKMTQLGLDLSRELCMRNMRAILDTAAACGNFVRIDMEDYAHNEASIDIFSELREEYGDTVGLVIQAYLYKSADDIDSLHRFRPNLRLVKGAYKESPDVAYPNKEDVDRNFIRIIEQHLRNGDYAAIATHDDKIIQHVKQFVSDHHIPRSQFEFQMLYGIRTQAQRELAKEGYTMRIYVPFGNDWYGYFMRRLAERPANVGFVMKSLFKS